The following proteins are encoded in a genomic region of Streptococcus cristatus AS 1.3089:
- a CDS encoding PEP/pyruvate-binding domain-containing protein, giving the protein MEVMTKELWLEKEPSAVYGGKINQLINLYQLGLSVPRALILPADQVMSWLRAALPEYSKQGLEKLINLGKEDIAERLQQYPLDSAWLQELAAFCQENQAYIVRSSALLEDGQAMSFAGQYDSIGNCRTLSEIEQGIRSCLLSLFNPEALAYWQRQGLADKDFAMAVLIQEQIEPDFSGVCFSLDVATNQDQTMLLEYVEGSAESLVSGQVNPERLTLPWYKPDWIQFEELEIPLAVLQKLHAQVLQIVAYFGRPMDIEWCAVQEQVCLLQARPITTVPTKIDSGRWTTANFRDGGVAAQPCPNLMWSLYRHSWQEALSSFLLAIGLEPEGVMPPLMRLHYARPFWNLGVVKQGMEQIPGYIERDFDDELGVNKDYQGQGFTSKLSPALLLNFLRVALKTQKVTKTFLHHAPDKLQELRQQFNRLHQEIRELNDQSPLQQVESLWQLVLNQAYLDSEGTYFWQAYINTVQLSMKKTSLLKWLTVDEFFQLIAKLGNVSHTKPLAKMLEAADLVLADEKLTDDWLELSVEELQELAAQYPERADFIKIQDFQKDFGYHSARELDLRVASYEEDAHQVMTAVQQLIADSAYYQAAKSSLSPGSKSELDLARLSRAKQKKIEKISQDLRNLLWWREEFKDISTCYYHLIRQISLKLGRAYEKRGFLKNEQDIFYIKKESLIAFMEGQKTADQLQEEAADNRHYCQAYRNFEPVGDLTDKEMSLEEVAHESQALLTGMPASSGQVTGRVRVLLDLADIETIEPGDILVTRYTDTGWSYVFGILGGLVTEYGGVLCHASIVARECGIPALVCAKNATQLLKTGMLVTLDGRRGEIRIHEEE; this is encoded by the coding sequence ATGGAAGTTATGACGAAAGAACTATGGCTGGAAAAAGAGCCTTCGGCCGTCTATGGCGGTAAAATCAATCAGTTAATAAACCTCTATCAGCTGGGGCTTTCGGTTCCTAGAGCCTTGATTTTGCCAGCAGATCAAGTCATGTCTTGGCTAAGAGCGGCTCTGCCAGAATACTCAAAACAGGGACTTGAAAAGTTAATAAACCTGGGCAAAGAGGATATTGCGGAGCGTTTGCAGCAATATCCCTTGGATTCAGCTTGGCTACAGGAGTTGGCAGCTTTTTGTCAGGAAAATCAAGCTTATATCGTTCGCAGTAGTGCCCTTTTAGAAGACGGACAGGCTATGTCATTTGCCGGCCAGTATGATTCGATTGGCAATTGCCGGACACTGTCAGAAATCGAGCAGGGTATTCGTTCTTGTCTGCTTTCCCTCTTTAATCCAGAAGCCTTGGCCTACTGGCAGCGCCAGGGTCTGGCTGATAAGGATTTTGCTATGGCGGTGCTGATTCAGGAGCAGATAGAGCCTGATTTCAGCGGTGTCTGCTTTTCCCTAGATGTGGCGACTAATCAGGACCAGACCATGCTTTTGGAGTATGTGGAAGGCTCGGCTGAGAGCTTGGTTAGTGGTCAAGTCAATCCTGAGCGCCTGACACTTCCTTGGTACAAGCCAGACTGGATCCAGTTTGAAGAGCTTGAAATCCCTCTGGCCGTCTTGCAGAAACTGCACGCGCAAGTTTTGCAGATTGTGGCGTATTTTGGTCGGCCGATGGATATCGAGTGGTGTGCTGTCCAAGAGCAAGTCTGTCTGCTGCAGGCTCGGCCTATCACGACAGTACCAACTAAAATTGACAGTGGTCGCTGGACGACGGCGAATTTTCGGGATGGAGGAGTGGCGGCTCAGCCTTGTCCAAATCTCATGTGGAGCCTTTATCGCCATTCTTGGCAAGAGGCACTCTCCAGCTTTTTGCTGGCTATTGGCCTAGAGCCTGAAGGTGTGATGCCACCGCTGATGCGCCTGCATTATGCTCGGCCCTTCTGGAACTTAGGTGTGGTTAAGCAAGGTATGGAACAGATTCCGGGCTATATTGAGCGAGACTTTGATGATGAGCTGGGAGTTAATAAAGACTACCAAGGCCAAGGTTTTACCAGCAAATTAAGTCCAGCCTTGCTCTTGAATTTCCTGCGAGTAGCCTTGAAAACGCAAAAGGTAACTAAGACTTTTCTGCATCATGCGCCAGACAAGCTGCAAGAGCTGCGCCAGCAATTTAACCGTCTTCATCAAGAAATACGAGAACTGAACGACCAAAGCCCGCTGCAGCAGGTCGAGAGCCTTTGGCAGTTAGTGCTAAATCAGGCTTATTTAGACAGTGAGGGAACTTATTTCTGGCAGGCCTACATCAATACGGTCCAGCTGTCCATGAAAAAGACCAGTCTCCTCAAATGGCTGACGGTTGATGAATTTTTCCAACTGATAGCTAAGTTGGGAAATGTTTCGCATACCAAGCCTTTGGCTAAAATGTTGGAAGCTGCGGATCTTGTTTTGGCAGACGAGAAACTGACAGACGATTGGTTGGAGCTATCGGTGGAAGAATTGCAGGAACTGGCTGCACAATATCCTGAGCGAGCAGATTTTATCAAGATTCAGGATTTCCAAAAGGATTTTGGCTATCACTCGGCACGGGAGCTGGACTTGCGAGTAGCTAGTTATGAAGAAGATGCTCATCAGGTTATGACAGCGGTCCAGCAGTTGATTGCTGATTCAGCTTACTACCAAGCGGCCAAATCTTCTCTCAGTCCTGGCTCAAAGTCTGAGCTGGATTTGGCTCGTCTATCTCGAGCCAAGCAGAAAAAGATAGAAAAAATCAGTCAAGACCTGCGGAACTTGCTCTGGTGGCGAGAGGAGTTCAAGGATATTTCCACGTGCTATTACCACCTCATTCGTCAGATTAGCCTAAAACTCGGTCGAGCTTATGAAAAGCGAGGCTTTCTGAAAAATGAACAAGATATTTTTTACATTAAGAAAGAAAGTCTGATTGCCTTTATGGAAGGGCAAAAGACTGCTGACCAGTTGCAAGAAGAAGCAGCAGATAATCGGCATTATTGCCAGGCCTATCGGAATTTTGAGCCAGTGGGGGATTTGACCGACAAAGAGATGAGCCTGGAAGAGGTGGCCCATGAGAGTCAGGCTCTGTTGACGGGAATGCCAGCCAGCAGCGGTCAGGTAACCGGTCGGGTTAGAGTTCTCTTGGATTTGGCGGATATTGAGACAATTGAACCGGGAGACATCCTTGTCACTCGCTATACAGATACTGGCTGGAGCTATGTTTTCGGTATTCTAGGTGGTCTTGTAACAGAGTATGGTGGAGTTCTCTGCCATGCCTCCATTGTCGCTCGGGAATGTGGGATTCCAGCTCTGGTCTGCGCCAAGAATGCAACTCAGCTGCTAAAAACTGGCATGCTGGTTACTTTAGATGGAAGAAGAGGAGAAATAAGAATTCATGAAGAAGAATGA
- a CDS encoding CDP-alcohol phosphatidyltransferase family protein, protein MKKNEPLFIGEYDKSVILTYTGAAFALLAVYAIIQSQLRLAMMAFIVSGICDLFDGVVARRMKRTESQKRFGIEIDSLCDMISFAALPAVLLMTQLPLGAVNIILAVLYVLAAVTRLAHFNRLAKHDEGSDSYFVGLPVTYSALFFPFTYLVCQWLAPGFFAWVWLGLSLLLTFLFVYNCRIPKPNKLAYLAFAILAVASLIGLGGLPHG, encoded by the coding sequence ATGAAGAAGAATGAACCTTTGTTTATCGGTGAATACGATAAATCCGTTATCCTGACCTATACGGGCGCTGCTTTTGCATTGTTGGCAGTCTATGCCATCATTCAGTCCCAGCTGCGGCTAGCCATGATGGCCTTTATCGTTAGCGGTATCTGCGACCTCTTTGATGGTGTGGTGGCGCGGCGGATGAAGCGGACTGAAAGTCAGAAACGATTTGGCATTGAGATTGATTCGCTCTGCGATATGATTAGCTTTGCAGCTCTTCCGGCTGTGCTCCTCATGACCCAGCTGCCCTTGGGAGCGGTCAATATCATCTTGGCTGTCCTCTATGTCTTGGCTGCGGTTACGCGCTTGGCTCATTTTAATCGCTTGGCCAAGCATGATGAAGGATCTGACTCTTATTTTGTCGGCTTGCCCGTGACCTACAGCGCCCTATTTTTCCCATTTACCTATCTGGTCTGTCAATGGCTGGCGCCTGGTTTCTTTGCTTGGGTGTGGCTGGGCTTGTCTCTTTTGCTGACCTTCCTATTTGTCTACAACTGCCGGATTCCCAAACCGAATAAGCTGGCCTACCTGGCCTTTGCGATTCTGGCTGTTGCAAGCCTGATTGGTCTGGGGGGTCTTCCTCATGGTTAA
- a CDS encoding phosphatidylserine decarboxylase: MVKVYQRRTGQVQEPIEYKAGLLDKLYGTAWGRFLLPILTRPSLSYLLTLKDYTPFSRKKLAAFVETYQLNLADYEDGPYPSFAAFFKRKIKPDLRPVCPNSQVLAVADAKLEAFTVSQDLQLTIKGQIYSLADLLMDEELAQLFRGGTALVYRLGVEDLHRYLAAESGRITRRRKIKGRLHTVRQVAQKRRLIYKENKRKYCLLDTELGPVLQMEVGALLVGRIYNHNRDHLVRGQEKGCFGLGGSTILVLYPADTIRLDQDILTYSDLGIETQIQMGEKIGEKLCLND; this comes from the coding sequence ATGGTTAAGGTCTATCAGAGAAGGACTGGCCAAGTACAGGAACCGATAGAATACAAGGCGGGTCTGTTAGACAAGCTTTATGGTACTGCTTGGGGTCGCTTCTTATTGCCTATCTTGACCCGACCTAGTCTGTCTTATCTGCTGACTTTGAAAGACTACACTCCTTTTTCTCGCAAGAAATTAGCAGCTTTTGTGGAAACTTATCAGCTGAATCTGGCTGACTATGAAGATGGGCCCTATCCTAGCTTTGCGGCTTTCTTCAAGCGAAAAATCAAGCCTGATCTGCGTCCAGTCTGCCCTAACAGTCAAGTACTGGCAGTTGCGGATGCTAAGTTGGAGGCTTTTACCGTTAGTCAGGACTTGCAGCTGACAATTAAGGGGCAGATTTATAGTCTAGCTGACTTATTGATGGATGAAGAGTTGGCTCAGCTATTTAGAGGCGGAACAGCGCTGGTTTATCGACTGGGAGTGGAAGACCTGCACCGCTATCTGGCAGCTGAATCGGGCAGAATTACCCGAAGACGAAAAATTAAAGGCCGCCTGCATACGGTCAGACAGGTAGCCCAGAAGCGGCGCTTGATTTACAAGGAGAATAAAAGAAAATACTGTCTTTTAGATACCGAGCTAGGGCCAGTCTTGCAGATGGAAGTAGGGGCGCTCTTGGTCGGCAGAATATACAATCACAATCGGGACCATTTGGTCAGGGGACAGGAGAAGGGCTGCTTTGGTCTGGGCGGTTCAACCATTCTTGTCCTCTACCCGGCAGACACGATTCGCTTGGATCAGGATATCCTGACTTACTCAGACCTTGGAATAGAAACCCAGATTCAAATGGGTGAAAAGATTGGAGAAAAGCTATGTTTAAACGATTAG
- a CDS encoding UbiA family prenyltransferase, producing MFKRLAVYYKEMFPLLPRFFVAAIMFFEIYFVLLLNDGVTTFHFDHQELIGIFTIFVFLMILRIADDFKDYETDRRLFPHRALPSGRVKKKDLAIALSFIVAVSVLLNILFMNNIGWFLFLYIYGTLMSFWFFKRDKIQNSLPLALVTHNPVMMILNLYTISFVCYKYNLPLLSLPTVLLAFTMYFPSLIWEVCRKIRAPKDETEYVTYSMLFGYKKATRFIEVVTLLDILTNFALLWNISHIGVVVLVLNVIWMTVQFEQFIKDPTRFNIRERVERYTYITETTMVLSVAVYLLMGVL from the coding sequence ATGTTTAAACGATTAGCCGTTTATTATAAGGAAATGTTCCCTTTGTTGCCGCGCTTTTTTGTGGCTGCCATCATGTTTTTTGAGATTTATTTTGTCCTCTTGCTCAATGACGGAGTGACCACCTTTCACTTTGACCATCAGGAGTTGATTGGGATTTTTACCATTTTTGTCTTTCTGATGATTCTGCGGATTGCGGATGATTTCAAGGACTATGAGACTGATAGACGCCTCTTTCCTCATCGGGCTCTGCCATCTGGACGAGTGAAAAAGAAGGACTTAGCTATTGCCCTCAGCTTTATCGTAGCTGTCTCTGTACTTCTCAATATCCTCTTTATGAACAATATCGGCTGGTTCCTCTTCCTCTATATCTACGGGACCCTCATGTCCTTCTGGTTCTTCAAGCGTGACAAGATTCAAAATTCCTTGCCGTTAGCTCTGGTGACCCATAATCCGGTCATGATGATTTTGAATCTCTATACCATCTCTTTTGTCTGCTACAAGTACAATCTGCCTCTCTTGTCCCTACCGACCGTCTTGCTGGCCTTTACCATGTATTTCCCAAGTCTGATCTGGGAAGTCTGCCGCAAGATTCGGGCGCCAAAAGACGAGACCGAGTATGTGACTTATTCTATGCTTTTTGGCTACAAAAAAGCTACTCGCTTTATCGAGGTGGTGACGCTGCTGGATATCTTGACCAATTTTGCTCTCCTCTGGAATATTTCCCATATCGGAGTGGTAGTCTTGGTGCTGAATGTCATCTGGATGACTGTCCAGTTTGAGCAGTTTATCAAGGATCCGACTCGCTTTAATATCCGGGAGCGGGTGGAGCGTTATACTTATATCACGGAGACGACCATGGTTCTGTCCGTTGCTGTTTATCTCTTGATGGGGGTGCTTTGA